The Streptomyces sp. JB150 genomic interval GGGTGCCGACGATCTCGTCGTGCGCCTTGGAGCCGGGCACCCGCGCCAGCTCGAAACCGTCACCGACCTCGACGCCCTTGATCGCCTGAATGCCCATCAGGGCGGCGGCCAGGCGCGCGTCCAGACGCCGGTCCCAGTGCACGTGCGAGCCGAGGCCCACCGGCACGCCGTACGCCAGCACCTCCACCACACCGCCGAGGGTGTCGCCGTCCTTGTGGGCCTGGTCGACCTCCGCCACCATCGCCTTCGACGCGTCCGCGTCCAGGCACCGCACCGGGTCCGCGTCCAGCCGCTCCACGTCCGCGGGCGTCGGGTACACCCCGTACGGCGCCTTGGCGGAGGCCAGTTCCACCACGTGCGAGACGATCTCGATCCCGGTCGTCTCCTTCAGGTACGACCGCGCCACCGCGCCCAGCGCCACCCGCGCCGCGGTCTCCCGCGCCGAGGCACGCTCCAGGATCGGCCGCGCTTCCTCGAAGCCGTACTTCTGCATGCCCGCCAGATCCGCGTGACCGGGCCGCGGCCGGGTCAGCGGCGCGTTGCGCGCCAGCCCCGCCAGCACCTCCGGGTCGACCGGATCGGCCGCCATGACCTGCTCCCACTTCGGCCACTCGGTGTTCCCGACCATGATCGCCACCGGGGAACCCAGCGTCAGGCCGTGCCGGACACCACCGAGGAAGGTGACCTCGTCCCGCTCGAACTTCATCCGCGCACCGCGCCCATGGCCGAGCCGCCGCCGCGCCAGGTGATCCGCCACCATCTCCGTGGTGACCGGCACACCGGCCGGCAGGCCCTCAAGGACCGCCACCAGCGCCGGGCCGTGGGACTCTCCTGCGGTCAGCCACCGCAACCTGCTCAACGGTGCTCCTCACTGCTCGCGGTGATCTCGGGAAACAGCCGCCGGAACTCGGCGTGGAACCCGGGGAAGGTCTTGGCCACACAGCCCGGGTCGTCCAGCTCCAGCGGGACGCCGGAGCCGAGGGCGAGGACCGAGAAGGACATGGCGATCCGGTGGTCCCGGCGGCAGGCGATCCGGGCCGGGGCCGGGCGGCCGGGGTGGACGGTGATCCGGTCGGCCCCCTCCTCGACCCGGATGCCGCAGGCGCGCAGATTGGCCGCCATGGCCTCGATCCGGTCCGACTCCTTCAGCCGGGCGTGGCCGATGCCGCGGATGGTCACGGGGGCGTCGGCGAGGGGCGCGATCGCCGCCAGCGTCATGAAGGTGTCCGAGATCTCGCCCATGTCGACGTCGAAACCGCCGCGCAGCGGCCCGCCGCCGCTCACGGTGGTGGCGCCGGCCCCGACACTCACCCGCGCCCCCGTCTTCGCCAGCACGTCCACGAAGCGCAGATCGCCCTGGAGGCTGCCGGTGCCGAGACCCGGCACGGTGACGGCGCGCCCGGTGACCGCGGCGGCCGCGAAGAAGTACGACGCCGTGGACGCGTCCGGCTCGATGGCCAGGTCCGTGGGGCGGTAGCGGCCGGGCAGGACGCGGATGCGGTCCGCCGAAGTCTCGACCTGCGCACCGTAACGGCGCATCAGCGCCAGGGTCATGTCGACGTACGGGCGGCTGACCAGCGAGCGGGCGTCGGCCTCCAGGCCCTGCCGCATCAGCGGCGCCGCCATCAGCAGTCCGGACAGGTACTGGCTGCTCATGCCGGAATCGACGACGATGCGACCGCCGTCCAGCCCGGCCGCGGTCACCTCGAACGGCAGGGCGTCCGGCGCGGCCCGGCCCTCCTCGGCCGCCCGTACGGTGGCGCCGAGCTCGCCGAGGGCGTCCAGCAGGGGCCGCAGCGGCCGGGCGCGCAGCTGCGCGGAGCCGTCGAAGCGGAACGTGCCGTCGCCGGTCGCGGCGAAGGGCGGCAGGAAGCGGGCCGCCGTACCGGCGTCGGCGCACCAGACGCGCGCCGCCGCCTGCCCGGCCGGGCCCCGGCCGGTGCCCGTGACGTCCCAGTAGGCGTCCTCCGGACCGGCGTCCACGGTGAGGCCGAGGTCGGTGAGCGCGGTGCGGAAGGCCAGGGTGTCGTCGCTGACCAGGGGCGCCCACAGGCGGCTGGTGCCGGGCGCCGCCGCGGCGAGCAGCAGCGCGCGGTTCGTCAGGCTCTTGGATCCGGGAATGCGGGCGGTGCGGGGGAGCGGGGCGTCCGGGGGCATGGGCAGGTCGTCCTATCAGGCGAACTGACGGGTGGGATGTCGGTCGGGACGTCGTTCGGGACGTCGGGGGTCGGGGGACGTGCCGGGTGCGGTGCCGGTGAGCAGCCGGGGGCGGTGGCGGGTGACATCGCCCGCGGGCCGGCCGGCGCGGTGGCCGGCCGGCCCGCGTGGTTCACAGCCGGGCGCCCAGCACCTCGCTCATCAGGGTGCCGACGATGCGCACGCCGTCCTGGGTGAGCACCGACTCGGCGTGGAACTGCATCGAGGCGAAGTGCGGGCCGCGCAGGGCGTGCACCTCACCGGTCCCCGGGTCGCGGCTCACCTCCACCACGCCGACGCCCGGGCAGTCGGCCTTGTCCTCGGCGCTGCGCGCGGCGAACGTGTTGTAGAAGCCGACCCGTTCACGGGAGCCGAACAGGTCGATCTCGTGCTGCACGCCCTGGTTGGGCACCTCCCGCCGCACCAGGGGGAGGCCGAGCCGCATGCTCAGCACCTGGTGGCTGAGGCACACGGCGAGGAACGGCCGCCGCTCGGCGAGCAGGGTGTCGATCGCCGAGCGCAGATGGGCGATCTTGGGGTGGCCGGTGTCGCGCGGGTCGCCGGGCCCCGGGCCCATGACGACGAGGTCGTGCCCGTCGAAGGAGTACGGCTCGTCGAAGCGGCGGACCGTCACGTCGAGGCCCAGCGAGCGGAGCTGGTGGTCGATCATCGAGGTGAAGGTGTCCTCGGCGTCCACCACCAGCACCCGGCTGACCGGCAGATCCGGTGCGGTGCGGGTCCGGTCGGCGTCCCCGGCCAGCCAGAAGCCGGCGAGCGAGGTGTTGCGCCGCTCCAGCGCGGCCCGGACGTCCGGGTGGTCGCCGAAGCGCACGGCGGCGGAGGGCGCCCGGTCCGCCGGGGCGTCGGTCTGGAGCGCGGCGAGCAGTCCGGCCGCCTTCGCCCGGGTCTCGGCCACCTCGGACTCCGGCCGGGAGTGGCGGACGAGGGTGGCGCCGACGCCGATCCGCACCCGGCCCGTGGCGTCGATGTCGGCGGTGCGGATGAGGATGGACGAGTCCAGGGCATGGCCGCCCCGCGCGTCCCGGCCGATGAGGGCGACGACGCCGCTGTAGTAGCCGCGGCCCTCCGGCTCGTAGCGGCTGATGACCCGGCAGGCGCTCTCCAGCGGGCTGCCGGTGACCGTCGGGGCGAACATCGACTCGCGCAGGATCTCGCGCGGATCGCGGGTGCTGCGGCCCTCGATGAAGTACTCGGTGTGCGCGAGCCGGGCCATCTCCTTGAGGTACGGCCCCACGACCCGGCCGCCCGAGTCGCAGATCCGGGCCATCATCTTCAGCTCCTCGTCGACGACCATGTACAGCTCGTCGGCTTCCTTGCGGTCGGCGAGGAAGTCCAGCACCTCGGGCAGGGCGGGGCCCGTGGACGGATAGCGGTAGGTGCCGCTGATCGGGTTCATCACGGCGGTGCCGTCCGAGAGGCTGACGTGCCGTTCGGGGGTCGCCCCGACGAAGGTCCGGTCGCCGGTGTGGACGACGAACGTCCAGTAGGCGCCGGACTCGCCGCGCAGCAGCCGGCGGAAGAACGACAGCGCGCTGTGCGGGGTGTAGCCGGTGATGTCGGCGACGAAGGAGCGCTTGACGACGAAGTTGGCGCCCTCGCCGGTGCCGATCTCGTCGGCGATGACCCGGCGGACCGTTTCGGCGTAGGTGTCGTCGTCCACGTCGAAGTGGCCGCCGGTCAGCTCGATCGGCGTGTCCGGGAGCCGGCGCAGCACCTCGTCGAGGGGGAGCGGGGCCTGGTCGGTGACGGTCATCGCGATCAGCGGTTCGCCGTCGTCGGGGGCGGCGAAGCCGCGTTCGGCGATCTGCCGGTAGGGGATGAGGGTCAGCAGCTCGTGCCGGGGGCCGGCGGCGGGCCGCGGGTGCTCGGGGAGCGGCAGGTCGGCCAGGGTCCGCGGGGTGGAGATGTCGCCGAGCAGGACGTCCACGGTGCCGCGGCCGGCGGTCTCCGGGCGGTACAGCAGGGCGAAGGCGGGCGGGTGCGGGGCGAGCACCCGGGCGAGGAGGTCGGCGGGCGCGGTCATGCGGCCGCTCCCGCCGTCGTGCGGGTGCCGAGCTGGGTGAGGACCGTGCCGGTGGTGGTGACGACGGCGCAGCGCTGGGCGGCGTAGTCGACGGCCAGCCGGTGGTACTCGGCGGAGAAGTCCCCGACCGCGTCGGCGACGAGGAACGGACGGATGTCGTGGGTGAAGGCCTCGACGGCGGTCATCAGCACCCCGACGTGCGCGTACACGCCGCACACGATGAGCTGGTCGCGGCCCAGTTCGCGCATCCAGTCCAGCAGTCCGGAGCGGAAGAAGGCGCTGTAGCGCCACTTGGTGAAGACGCGGTCGTCCGGGCCCGGCGCCAGCGGCTCGACCACCTCGCGGTCCGCGGGGTCGACGCGCATGCCGGGACCCCAGAAGTCCTTGAGCAGGCCGCGCTGTTCCTCGGTCATGCCGCCGGGCTGCGCGGTGTACGCGACCGGCACGCCCGCCGCGACGGCGCGTTCGCGCAGCAGCGCGGCGTTGCTCACCAGCGGGTCGCGCAGGGACGCGGGGAACGGGCGCAGGAAGTAGCGCTGCATGTCGTGGACGAGCAGCACCGCACGGTCCGGGTCGGCGGACCACTGGGCGGTGTTGCGGGGCAGGTCGTCCGCCGACGGCAGCGGATACGGCTCGATGGGGGGTATGCCCGCCATGTCTTTCCTCTCCTCGGGCAGGGGCCGTGGGCCCAGGGCGAAGGGCTGTGGGGTGGCCGGCGGGGGCCGGGACCGGGGGCCGGGCCGCACGGCCGGGGGCGGTGGCCGGCGCGGCGACCGTGCGACTCGGGCGACGGCGTACGGCTCGGGCGTCCGCGTGCGGTCCGGGGCGCGGCGTACGGCTCGGGGGCCGGCGTACGGTCCGGGCGTCGGCGTACGGGCCGGGCTGCGGCCCCGCGCGGCCGTACGGGGCTACGCCGCGGCCGGCTGGGTGCCGCGGCCGGTCAGCCACCAGGCCGAGACCACGGACAGGGCCTGGGCCGGGTTGAGCCGCGGGTCGCAGAAGCTCGTGTAGCGCTCGCCGACGAGACCGACCTCGGAGGCGTCGCGGACGCACTCGGTGACGTCGTCGGGGGTGGTCTCCAGGTGGAGTCCGCCCGCGACACCGCCCGCCGCGGCGACCGCGTGCTGGAACTCGTCCACCTCGCGGGTGACCGTCTCGACGTAACGGGACTTGAGGCCGTCGGGTGTGCTGACCGTGTTGCCGTGCATGGGGTCGGTCAGCCAGATCACCGGGTGTCCGGCGGCGCGTACGGCGGCCACCAGCGAGGGCAGTCGCTCGGCGACCGTCCCCGCGCCCATCCGGGCGATGAGGGTGAGCCTGCCGGGCTCGCGACGGGGGTCGAGAAGCTCGCACAGGGCCAGCAGTTCGTCCACCGTCATACCGGGGCCGACCTTGCACGCCACCGGGTTGACGACCTCGGCGAGCAGGGCGACGTGGGCGCCGTCGAGCTGCCGGGTCCGCTCGCCGATCCAGGGCCAGTGCGTGGAGGTGAGCAGCAGCCGCCCGTCCTCCTGCCGGCGCAGCATCGGCACCTCGTAGTCCAGCAGCAGCGCCTCGTGGCTGGTCCACACGGGAGCGCCGATGCGGGCCGTGCCGGGGGCGCCGAGCCAGCCGAGGTACCCCATGGCGTCGCGGGCCGCCTCGTAGCCGGACAGCAGCCGCTGCGGGTCGGGGCGGCGCGCCTCGGGGTCGGGCTCCGGACTGTTGACCATGTGGCCGCGGTAGACCGGCAGTTCCCGGTCGCCGACCCGCTCGGTCGGACGCGACCGGGGCTTGCCGAACTGGCCGGCCAGCCGGCCGACGCGGACCACCGGCAGGCAGGTGTCCATCTCCAGTGACCCGGCGAGCAGGTTCAGCAGGCCCGCCTTGCGCGCGACATAGCCGGGGGTGCACTCGGCGGTGTCCTCGGCGCAGTCGCCCGCCTGCACCACGTGGGCCTCACCCGCGGCCACCCTGGCCAGCATGGAGTGCAGGGTGCGCACGTCCTCGGCGCCGACGAGCGGGGGCCGCGCGGCGAGTTCCTTGCGCACCCGCAGCAACTGCTCCTCGTCCTCCCACGGTGGCTGCTGCAACGCCTGTTCATATCGAATATCGAGCAGAGCGTTGTCCACTGGTTTCTCCAATCGCGATGAGGCGTAGGCGACACGGGACGCAAGAGAGTGAAGAAGAAAGCCGGGGGAAGGGGTCCGGGAGAGCGGACCGAAAGCCGGAATTCCCCGGGCGTCACCGATCGTCCGACGGAATCCGCGGCGTCACCAACAACGTGGGCGGTAGTCCGTCAGGTGACGCGGAATCCGTCAAGTGATCGTCGATCTGTCAGGTCGGCGCGCACCGTGCCGTAGGCCGGCCGCAGCGTGCCGGTCGAATTCCCGTGAAGTTCCCGGTACTCGCGCGTATGCGGGGGAAGACGCGAAAGGACCGGCGGAACGGACGCTCAGGCTGGGGTCACCGAGCGTTGCGGGCGAGGGCGACGACCGCGTGCGCGGCGGAGGCCAGGGTGACATGGCGGTGCCAGCCGCCGAAGGATCGCCCGGAGTAGTCCCGGATGCCCACCCGGTCGGCGATCTCCGCGAAGTCCCGGTCGACGCGGTCGGCCAGCTTGCTCAGCCGCACCAGGGTGGCGGGCGCCGTGGTGCTGAGGTTGGTCAGCCACAGCTTGGCGGGCCAGTGCCCGTTCTCGTCGCCGACGCCGAGGAGCATCACCTCGCCCGGCCCGGAGTCCGGTCGCGGCTGGTTCGGCAGCCCGACGCGTACCGTGGCGGCCCAGTGGGTCCGGGGCGCGGTGCCCGGAGCGTGGCCCCCGGCCACCACGGGCCGGCGCAGACCCCTGGCCGTGATCATGATCTGTTCGGCGGTCAGCGGCTCCCGGCCGGCGCCGGGCACGGCTGGGTCCGCCACGGTGAGCGGCTGGTCCTCGCAGACGCTCACCAGCAGGGGCAGACCCGCGGCGTGCAGCCGCTCGAAGATGGGGACGGCGTGCACCTCGCACGAGTCGAGCACCAGCGGCCGCACCGGCAGCCGCCAGCGCGTCACCGCGTCCTGGCAGGCCTGGACCACGCATTCGCTCATCGTCTCCGCGGGCACCCCGTCGGGGATGGCCACCTGGCTGCGGCGCAGTTCGTCCTGGAGCCAGGTCCGCGGCAGGTGGAGGCGCCAGTTGACCGGGGCGCTCATGTGGTCCGACGCGGCCCACACGCCGATCGCGCGCTGGGCGTTGAGGACCTGGCCGAGGGTGGGGAAGAAGTGCTTGTCCACGCCCACCGAGTGCCGTCCGGTCTTGGGGATGATGACCGGCTGGACCACCCAGGCCCGCGGCGGGGCGACATTGATCCAGTGGCGGGCGAGCGCCTGGCGGACGGGCTTCCAGTCCCAGGTCGAGGACGAGATGAAGTGGTGGAGGTTCTGTTCCGAGACCTGTTCGCCGAGCAGCGCCGCGATGTTGCGTATGGACTTCCGGCCCTGTGTCTCCAGCAGACCGCGGAGGTACTGCATGGCCTTTCTGCATTGGTCGCTTCTGGAGAGCGAGGCGAAGAGGACCGAGGAGATCTCGGTGAGGACTGCGTCATGGGAGCCGGGTGGAAGGGGGGTGGGGGGTGTCCCTCGTTGTGCGGTCGTGGGGCGCAGGTCGAGGCTGAGCATGAAACTCCTCAATTACCGGTCCTACCCGTGCTGTGGCACGTGATCGCAGGGGGGTGCTCGGTGGAGCCCGCACAGAGGGTAAGGGGCTGTGGGGTGCATGAGTCATGACCGACCGGGCGAGAGTGTCAAGTTACCGGATGGTAGTCCCGTTGGCCGGGTGACATCCTTCCGGAATCCGGCACGGCGGTCCCGCCGCCCTGGCGCGCGGCGGGCCGCTCCGCGTCCTCGCGCGCCCAGGCGGCCACCAGATGGGCGACGGAGGCCAGGGTGATGTGCCGGTGCCAGCCGGGGAACGACCGCCCCGCGAAGTCCCGCAGACCGACGTCGTCGGAGACCTCGGAGAAGACCCGGGCGACCACGCCGGGCAGCCGGGTGAGCCGTAACGCCGGCACCAGACGGGAGGCGTCCAGGTTGGTCAGCCACAGCCTGCGGTCGACGCGCCGGCCGGGACGCCACTCCACCAGCAGGGTCATCGCGTCCCGCGGGCAGCGCGACATCAGCACGGGCACCGCCATGGCCGTCGTGCAGCCGTCGCCGGGGTTCGCGCGCTGCCGCAACTGCGGCAGAGATTCGGCCAGTTCCCCCGCGCTGCGCAGCAGATTGCCGTAACTGGGCAGCTCCGACCGGTCGATGCGGGCCGGTGCCGTCGCACTCGTGCGCACCACGAACGGCAGGCCGGTGGACAGCAGGAAGCGCGCGACCGACACGCCGTCCAGCTCCGCGACGTCCACCACCACCGGCAGCCGGGTCATCCCCGCGATGTCCAGCAGCCCGGTCACGGCCCGCCGTACGCACTCCTCGACCGTGCCCAGCGCGGCGTCCTCGGGGACACCGGCCCGCCGCCGGAGCGGGTCGGCCAGCCAGCGGTCGGACAGGCGCAGCTGCCAGTCGACGGGCACCGCCGTGCGCTCCGACGCCAGCCAGGTCCCCACGGCCTGCTGGCCGTTGACGGTGCCCAGCGCGGTGGACTGCGGGTCGGTGCCGACGGAGTACGGACCGGCCTTGGGGATCAGCGTGGTGTCGATCACCCACGCCTGCGGGGCCAGGGTCCGCTGGGTCTGCCGGGCCAGGGCGTGCCGGATGGGCAGCCAGTCCCAGGGCGAGGTGGTGATGAAGTGGTGCACGCTCTGCTGCGCCGCCGCACCGTCGAACCGCGCCGCGAGGTTCCGCAGCGTCTTGCGTCCCGGCACGGAGAGCAGCCCGCGCACGTACTGCTCGGCCTTCAGCCGCTGCCCGTTGCGATGCAGTGACCCGAACAGCTGCCGGCAGGCCTCCGCGTCCAGAGCCGCCGCCGGGCACGCGCCCGCCGCGTCGCCGTGCTCGCCGAATCTCTCCAAGACCGCCCCCCCGAGTCAGAGAAACAGGACCGACGTCCTGTTTCTTTATAAGGGGAGCCGCCCGGGTACCGACATGTTTGCGCCACTTGACGGCAGACCGGCCACTCTCAAGGCGACAGCCGGGCGGCGGTGCGCCCGGAGACCAGGGCCGCGGCGCGGTGCGGAGAGGTGTCCAGCTTCGCCAGCACGCCCGAGTGCGCGACGTTGGGCAGGATCAGCTCGAGGAACGAGGAGATCTCCTGGGGCAGGCCGCCGTCGGGCAGCGTCTCGGTGATCAGATGGATGCCCGTCCAGGCCCCGGCCAGCAGCCGTGCCACCTCCGGCGGTTCGACATGGTCGAGCAGTTCACCCCGCTCCTTGGCCTCGGCCAGCAGCGACTCGCCCGCGCCCACCCACTGGGGCCACCGGCTGCCGAGCAGCCGGCGCGCCCTGAGGTCCACCGACAGCCGGACGGCCGCCCCGAGCAGCGGGTCCTCGGGCAGCCGGACGGCGAGCAGCAGCGCCAGGTCCACCCATTCCTGCAGCTTCAGGGCCTGCGCCGGCACCCGGTCCAGCGCCGCCGCCTCGTCGAGGACGGCCCGCGCCAGCTGTTCCTTCGAGGCGAAGTGGAAGTACAGTCCGCCGCGGGTGAGCCGGGTGCGCTCGATGATGCCGCCGATCGTGGTGGCGTCGTACCCGTACTCGTTGAACAGCTCGGCGGCTGCCTCCAGGATCAACCTCCGGGTGTGCACCGCTCGTTCCTGCCTCCCCACGCAGCGCCTCCCGCAACGCCCCAAACCCGGACCCGGGTTCCACTTCTTCATGGCCAAAACCGAACGGTGATCCGGTACTTTAACACCGCACGAAGTGTACGGCTCGGAATACCGGCGTGGGGCCGGAACGGTCGCGGTCACACGACACGGCCCCGCGGGCCTGCCCCCGGGAGAGGGGACCGGTCCGCGGGGCGGGAGTGTCCGCACGCCGCTGCGTGGCCGTTACTGCGCGGCCGCGACCT includes:
- the aroC gene encoding chorismate synthase, with product MSRLRWLTAGESHGPALVAVLEGLPAGVPVTTEMVADHLARRRLGHGRGARMKFERDEVTFLGGVRHGLTLGSPVAIMVGNTEWPKWEQVMAADPVDPEVLAGLARNAPLTRPRPGHADLAGMQKYGFEEARPILERASARETAARVALGAVARSYLKETTGIEIVSHVVELASAKAPYGVYPTPADVERLDADPVRCLDADASKAMVAEVDQAHKDGDTLGGVVEVLAYGVPVGLGSHVHWDRRLDARLAAALMGIQAIKGVEVGDGFELARVPGSKAHDEIVGTPEGIRRVSGRAGGTEGGLTTGELLRVRAAMKPIATVPRALKTVDVVTGEAAAAHHQRSDVCAVPAAGIVAEAMVALVLADAVAEKFGGDSVSETRRNVTSYLDHLPVR
- the aroA gene encoding 3-phosphoshikimate 1-carboxyvinyltransferase, which encodes MPPDAPLPRTARIPGSKSLTNRALLLAAAAPGTSRLWAPLVSDDTLAFRTALTDLGLTVDAGPEDAYWDVTGTGRGPAGQAAARVWCADAGTAARFLPPFAATGDGTFRFDGSAQLRARPLRPLLDALGELGATVRAAEEGRAAPDALPFEVTAAGLDGGRIVVDSGMSSQYLSGLLMAAPLMRQGLEADARSLVSRPYVDMTLALMRRYGAQVETSADRIRVLPGRYRPTDLAIEPDASTASYFFAAAAVTGRAVTVPGLGTGSLQGDLRFVDVLAKTGARVSVGAGATTVSGGGPLRGGFDVDMGEISDTFMTLAAIAPLADAPVTIRGIGHARLKESDRIEAMAANLRACGIRVEEGADRITVHPGRPAPARIACRRDHRIAMSFSVLALGSGVPLELDDPGCVAKTFPGFHAEFRRLFPEITASSEEHR
- a CDS encoding anthranilate synthase family protein, with amino-acid sequence MTAPADLLARVLAPHPPAFALLYRPETAGRGTVDVLLGDISTPRTLADLPLPEHPRPAAGPRHELLTLIPYRQIAERGFAAPDDGEPLIAMTVTDQAPLPLDEVLRRLPDTPIELTGGHFDVDDDTYAETVRRVIADEIGTGEGANFVVKRSFVADITGYTPHSALSFFRRLLRGESGAYWTFVVHTGDRTFVGATPERHVSLSDGTAVMNPISGTYRYPSTGPALPEVLDFLADRKEADELYMVVDEELKMMARICDSGGRVVGPYLKEMARLAHTEYFIEGRSTRDPREILRESMFAPTVTGSPLESACRVISRYEPEGRGYYSGVVALIGRDARGGHALDSSILIRTADIDATGRVRIGVGATLVRHSRPESEVAETRAKAAGLLAALQTDAPADRAPSAAVRFGDHPDVRAALERRNTSLAGFWLAGDADRTRTAPDLPVSRVLVVDAEDTFTSMIDHQLRSLGLDVTVRRFDEPYSFDGHDLVVMGPGPGDPRDTGHPKIAHLRSAIDTLLAERRPFLAVCLSHQVLSMRLGLPLVRREVPNQGVQHEIDLFGSRERVGFYNTFAARSAEDKADCPGVGVVEVSRDPGTGEVHALRGPHFASMQFHAESVLTQDGVRIVGTLMSEVLGARL
- a CDS encoding isochorismatase family protein, with the translated sequence MAGIPPIEPYPLPSADDLPRNTAQWSADPDRAVLLVHDMQRYFLRPFPASLRDPLVSNAALLRERAVAAGVPVAYTAQPGGMTEEQRGLLKDFWGPGMRVDPADREVVEPLAPGPDDRVFTKWRYSAFFRSGLLDWMRELGRDQLIVCGVYAHVGVLMTAVEAFTHDIRPFLVADAVGDFSAEYHRLAVDYAAQRCAVVTTTGTVLTQLGTRTTAGAAA
- a CDS encoding 3-deoxy-7-phosphoheptulonate synthase, producing the protein MDNALLDIRYEQALQQPPWEDEEQLLRVRKELAARPPLVGAEDVRTLHSMLARVAAGEAHVVQAGDCAEDTAECTPGYVARKAGLLNLLAGSLEMDTCLPVVRVGRLAGQFGKPRSRPTERVGDRELPVYRGHMVNSPEPDPEARRPDPQRLLSGYEAARDAMGYLGWLGAPGTARIGAPVWTSHEALLLDYEVPMLRRQEDGRLLLTSTHWPWIGERTRQLDGAHVALLAEVVNPVACKVGPGMTVDELLALCELLDPRREPGRLTLIARMGAGTVAERLPSLVAAVRAAGHPVIWLTDPMHGNTVSTPDGLKSRYVETVTREVDEFQHAVAAAGGVAGGLHLETTPDDVTECVRDASEVGLVGERYTSFCDPRLNPAQALSVVSAWWLTGRGTQPAAA
- a CDS encoding transposase, whose product is MLSLDLRPTTAQRGTPPTPLPPGSHDAVLTEISSVLFASLSRSDQCRKAMQYLRGLLETQGRKSIRNIAALLGEQVSEQNLHHFISSSTWDWKPVRQALARHWINVAPPRAWVVQPVIIPKTGRHSVGVDKHFFPTLGQVLNAQRAIGVWAASDHMSAPVNWRLHLPRTWLQDELRRSQVAIPDGVPAETMSECVVQACQDAVTRWRLPVRPLVLDSCEVHAVPIFERLHAAGLPLLVSVCEDQPLTVADPAVPGAGREPLTAEQIMITARGLRRPVVAGGHAPGTAPRTHWAATVRVGLPNQPRPDSGPGEVMLLGVGDENGHWPAKLWLTNLSTTAPATLVRLSKLADRVDRDFAEIADRVGIRDYSGRSFGGWHRHVTLASAAHAVVALARNAR
- a CDS encoding transposase, with the protein product MERFGEHGDAAGACPAAALDAEACRQLFGSLHRNGQRLKAEQYVRGLLSVPGRKTLRNLAARFDGAAAQQSVHHFITTSPWDWLPIRHALARQTQRTLAPQAWVIDTTLIPKAGPYSVGTDPQSTALGTVNGQQAVGTWLASERTAVPVDWQLRLSDRWLADPLRRRAGVPEDAALGTVEECVRRAVTGLLDIAGMTRLPVVVDVAELDGVSVARFLLSTGLPFVVRTSATAPARIDRSELPSYGNLLRSAGELAESLPQLRQRANPGDGCTTAMAVPVLMSRCPRDAMTLLVEWRPGRRVDRRLWLTNLDASRLVPALRLTRLPGVVARVFSEVSDDVGLRDFAGRSFPGWHRHITLASVAHLVAAWAREDAERPAARQGGGTAVPDSGRMSPGQRDYHPVT
- a CDS encoding ScbR family autoregulator-binding transcription factor, coding for MHTRRLILEAAAELFNEYGYDATTIGGIIERTRLTRGGLYFHFASKEQLARAVLDEAAALDRVPAQALKLQEWVDLALLLAVRLPEDPLLGAAVRLSVDLRARRLLGSRWPQWVGAGESLLAEAKERGELLDHVEPPEVARLLAGAWTGIHLITETLPDGGLPQEISSFLELILPNVAHSGVLAKLDTSPHRAAALVSGRTAARLSP